In Buchnera aphidicola (Lipaphis pseudobrassicae), a genomic segment contains:
- the ptsG gene encoding PTS glucose transporter subunit IIBC has product MFKNVFANLQKVGKSLMLPVSVLPIAGILLGIGSAHFNLLPDIVSQIMAQTGGSIFSNMPLIFAIGVALGFTKNDGVAALAAVVSYGILIETMSVVEPIILHTTIHVIKDKHLSDTGILGGIIAGVIASYMFNKFYRIQLPEYLGFFSGKRFVPIISGLSTILIGLLLSVIWPPIGHGIQVFSHWAAYQNPILAFTLYGLVERALVPFGLHHIWNVPFQMQIGEYTNSAGQIFHGDIARYMAGDTTAGNLSGGFIFKMYGLPGAALAIWHTAKKENRAKIGSIMLSAALTAFLTGITEPIEFSFIIVAPILYIIHSILAGLSFPICIFLDMRAGTSFSHGFIDFIVLSGNSNHILLFPVVGILYGLLYYSVFYFLIVNFNLQTPGREAKQNSILLKNNIEIAPYIVNALGGKNNIKNLDACITRLRITVLEISKVNQKDLKDLGAAGIIVSGSGIQAVFGTRSENIKTAIDEYIKNL; this is encoded by the coding sequence GTGTTTAAAAACGTATTTGCAAACCTTCAAAAAGTTGGTAAATCACTTATGTTGCCCGTTTCAGTATTACCTATTGCAGGAATACTTTTAGGAATAGGATCCGCACATTTTAACTTGTTGCCAGACATTGTTTCTCAGATTATGGCTCAAACAGGAGGATCTATATTTAGCAATATGCCACTTATTTTTGCAATTGGAGTTGCTCTTGGATTTACTAAAAATGATGGTGTTGCAGCATTAGCTGCAGTGGTTTCTTACGGTATCTTAATTGAAACAATGTCAGTAGTTGAACCAATAATTTTACATACAACTATTCATGTAATAAAAGATAAACATCTTTCTGATACTGGTATACTAGGAGGTATTATAGCAGGTGTTATTGCTTCGTATATGTTTAATAAATTTTATCGTATTCAATTACCTGAATATTTAGGGTTTTTTTCTGGGAAAAGATTTGTTCCAATTATTTCAGGATTATCTACTATACTAATAGGTTTATTATTATCTGTAATATGGCCTCCTATTGGACATGGTATTCAAGTTTTTTCTCATTGGGCAGCTTATCAAAATCCTATTCTTGCTTTCACTCTTTATGGATTAGTAGAAAGAGCTTTAGTTCCATTTGGATTACATCATATATGGAATGTTCCTTTTCAAATGCAGATTGGGGAATACACTAATTCTGCAGGACAAATTTTTCATGGAGACATTGCTAGATATATGGCCGGAGATACTACCGCTGGAAATCTATCAGGTGGATTTATTTTTAAAATGTACGGTCTTCCTGGAGCTGCATTAGCAATTTGGCATACAGCTAAAAAAGAAAATAGAGCTAAAATTGGAAGTATTATGCTTTCAGCAGCTTTAACTGCATTTTTAACAGGAATTACTGAACCAATTGAGTTTTCATTTATTATTGTTGCACCTATTTTATATATTATACATTCTATTTTAGCTGGATTATCTTTTCCTATTTGTATTTTTTTAGATATGCGAGCAGGAACTAGTTTTTCACATGGTTTTATAGATTTTATAGTATTAAGTGGTAATAGTAATCATATACTATTATTTCCTGTTGTTGGGATACTTTATGGATTATTATATTATAGTGTTTTTTATTTTTTAATTGTTAATTTTAATTTACAGACACCAGGAAGAGAAGCAAAACAAAATAGTATTTTATTAAAAAATAATATTGAAATTGCACCATATATTGTTAACGCTTTAGGCGGAAAAAATAATATTAAAAATCTAGATGCATGTATCACAAGATTAAGAATAACAGTTTTAGAGATATCTAAGGTAAATCAAAAAGATTTAAAAGATCTTGGTGCAGCTGGAATTATTGTTTCAGGATCCGGCATACAAGCTGTTTTCGGAACTAGATCTGAGAATATTAAAACTGCTATAGATGAATATATAAAAAATCTATAA
- a CDS encoding DNA polymerase III subunit delta' C-terminal domain-containing protein: MNLYPWLIKPYKKIIHQYQINKAHHAILIKTQKGMGISNLVWCISRWLLCLQSKGIKFCNECHGCKLMLSRNHPDLHELKNKIFNIEDIRIINEKIFKRSQQGGSKVIFLSNIRNLTHSAVNGLLKTLEEPPKNTWFFLINYDNSNLYLTLNSRCILYKIFIPKEEDSLTWLKNETHEKNRSYLAALRINQGSPISAKKFINGEMWIERENFCKHLFDSFKYKNLLKILKILHHKDSVIKIQWICSILLDAIKFNFSKKKYLTNIDQIELIQFISYNHTNYILDISIRTWMQCIHRLLNIPGVNYELLLMEQLMKWEKILNFVLLT; the protein is encoded by the coding sequence ATGAACTTATATCCTTGGTTAATAAAACCATATAAAAAAATTATTCATCAATATCAAATTAACAAAGCTCACCATGCAATTCTTATAAAAACTCAAAAAGGAATGGGAATCTCTAATTTAGTTTGGTGTATTAGTAGATGGTTATTATGTCTACAATCTAAAGGGATAAAATTTTGTAATGAGTGTCATGGTTGTAAATTAATGCTTTCTAGAAACCATCCAGATTTACACGAGTTAAAAAATAAAATATTTAATATTGAAGATATACGAATCATAAATGAAAAAATATTTAAACGTTCACAACAAGGAGGAAGTAAAGTTATTTTCTTATCAAATATTAGAAATTTGACACATTCTGCAGTAAATGGTCTTTTAAAAACTTTAGAAGAACCGCCAAAAAACACTTGGTTTTTCCTTATAAATTATGATAATTCAAATTTATATTTAACACTAAACAGCCGTTGTATTTTATATAAAATTTTTATCCCAAAAGAAGAAGACAGTTTGACATGGTTAAAAAATGAAACACATGAGAAAAACAGATCATATTTAGCTGCATTGCGAATTAATCAAGGCTCACCTATATCTGCAAAAAAATTTATTAACGGAGAAATGTGGATAGAAAGAGAAAATTTTTGTAAACATTTATTTGACAGTTTTAAATATAAAAATTTACTAAAAATATTAAAAATATTACATCACAAAGATAGTGTAATTAAAATACAATGGATATGTTCAATATTACTTGATGCTATTAAATTTAACTTTAGTAAAAAAAAATATTTAACTAATATTGATCAAATAGAATTGATTCAATTTATCTCTTATAACCATACAAATTATATTTTAGATATTAGTATTCGAACTTGGATGCAGTGCATACATAGACTATTAAATATACCTGGAGTTAACTATGAATTATTATTAATGGAACAATTAATGAAATGGGAAAAAATTTTAAATTTTGTGCTTTTAACTTAA
- a CDS encoding porin, protein MINRKSLAIAIPLLLSTSSVVNAVEIFNKNGNELELYGSINPSHEFSHKFLSKKIESHNDNTNAILGFSGKAKITDELISYATVEYGTDFVSPEDIISNKQQSNSIRLGYAGFKYGNWGSIDYGRNYGIFHDVESLTNHIPYITKNSAFNNNDTYMIGRNNSLLTYRNNNIFGFFDGISFALQYQDQSTNKIANQENSSSWGASLKYKTDAGLTAIGSCFSSERFKNDKTKSEKLPTISAYGLGFKYDANDIYIAAFYGAGSNLKPFNIDDKNNDPSSEGYINKIENIEAIAEYNFHSGFYPSLSYLDSKGQHSNISKDDFSQNTWDLAKQINISTRYEFNKNISTYMNYKINLLKSTNKLVKTNNIPTDNVIGAGLVYQF, encoded by the coding sequence ATGATAAATCGAAAATCTTTAGCAATTGCAATACCATTATTATTATCAACTAGTAGTGTAGTTAACGCTGTAGAAATTTTTAATAAAAATGGTAATGAATTAGAACTATACGGAAGTATTAATCCTAGTCATGAATTCTCCCACAAATTTTTATCAAAAAAAATTGAATCACATAACGATAATACAAATGCTATTTTAGGTTTTTCAGGAAAAGCAAAAATTACTGATGAACTAATAAGTTATGCAACTGTTGAATATGGAACTGATTTTGTTTCTCCAGAAGATATTATTAGTAATAAACAACAATCTAATAGTATACGTTTAGGTTATGCTGGTTTCAAGTATGGAAATTGGGGTTCAATAGATTATGGTCGTAATTATGGTATTTTTCATGATGTAGAATCTTTAACAAACCATATTCCTTATATTACTAAAAATAGTGCTTTTAATAATAACGATACTTATATGATAGGTAGAAACAATAGTCTTCTTACTTATCGAAACAATAATATTTTTGGTTTTTTTGATGGAATTAGTTTTGCACTACAATATCAAGATCAATCTACAAATAAAATAGCTAATCAAGAAAATAGTTCTAGTTGGGGTGCATCTTTGAAATATAAAACTGATGCTGGATTAACAGCTATTGGTTCTTGTTTTTCTTCTGAAAGATTTAAAAATGATAAAACAAAAAGTGAAAAACTTCCTACTATTAGTGCATATGGACTAGGTTTTAAATATGATGCAAATGATATATATATTGCTGCGTTTTATGGGGCAGGAAGTAATTTAAAACCATTTAACATTGATGATAAAAACAATGATCCATCTAGCGAAGGTTATATAAATAAAATAGAAAATATTGAAGCAATTGCAGAATATAATTTTCATTCTGGTTTTTATCCTTCTTTAAGTTATTTAGATTCTAAAGGACAACATTCAAATATAAGTAAAGATGATTTTAGTCAAAATACTTGGGATTTAGCAAAACAAATTAATATTTCAACTCGTTATGAGTTTAATAAAAATATTTCTACATATATGAATTATAAAATTAATTTGTTAAAAAGTACTAATAAACTTGTTAAAACAAACAATATTCCTACAGATAATGTTATTGGTGCTGGATTAGTTTATCAATTTTAA
- the tmk gene encoding dTMP kinase has translation MQKNKFIVIEGLEGAGKTNACICIKNILNEYNFKDVILVRQPGSTPIAEEIRELIQKKFDKDNLIKETELLLMYAARIQLVKTIIKPALKNGKWVISDRHDLSSLAYQGGGLGIKKTIITKLQSFFLEDFIPDLTVYLDVSPKIGLKRALKRNPLDLIESRSLQFFKKVRKIYLQQIKLNKNIIKINANLNMQTVSENITKQISNWLNKQVI, from the coding sequence ATGCAAAAAAATAAATTTATTGTAATTGAAGGATTAGAAGGTGCAGGTAAAACTAATGCATGTATATGTATTAAAAATATATTAAATGAATATAATTTTAAAGATGTAATATTAGTACGGCAACCAGGTAGTACACCTATTGCAGAAGAAATAAGAGAATTAATACAAAAGAAATTCGATAAAGATAACCTTATAAAAGAAACCGAATTATTATTAATGTATGCAGCAAGAATTCAATTAGTTAAAACAATAATAAAACCTGCGTTAAAAAATGGAAAATGGGTCATCTCTGATCGTCACGATTTATCTTCTTTAGCTTATCAAGGTGGAGGATTAGGAATAAAAAAAACAATAATAACTAAATTACAATCTTTTTTTTTAGAAGATTTTATTCCAGATTTAACTGTCTATTTAGATGTATCACCAAAAATAGGGTTAAAAAGAGCACTAAAACGAAACCCTTTAGATTTAATTGAAAGTAGATCTTTACAATTTTTTAAAAAAGTAAGAAAAATTTATTTACAACAAATAAAGCTAAATAAAAACATCATAAAAATTAATGCTAATTTAAATATGCAAACTGTTTCTGAAAACATTACAAAACAAATATCCAATTGGCTAAATAAACAAGTTATATGA
- the asnS gene encoding asparagine--tRNA ligase yields MNTVSISDIYKNDITINSSITVYGWVRSRRDSKLGFSFITIYDGSCFYSIQVIANNTLSNYYKEILHLTVGCSVKLTGVLILSIGNNQKYEIQAKIIKVLGWIKNPDTYPISAKKHSLEYLREVSHLRPRTNLIGVITRIRNHILYSLHRFFYKKNYYWIPTPIITGLNTEGAGEMFRVSTLDMNNTPKETDGSVDFKKDFFGKESFLTVSGQLNLETYACALSKVYSFGPTFRAENSNTSRHLAEFWMLEVESAFTNLNDISDFSEYMLKYICGSILKNCISDLNFLKNYVDSDIINRLKKFLEINFIRIDYIEAIDILIDSKVIFKKSVSFGTDLSSEHERYLVEKYFKSPVIIKNYPKELKAFYMRLNNDKKTVAAMDVLVPKIGELIGGSQREERIEILDERLVELGLKKENYWWYRDLRKYGTVPHSGFGMGFERLISYFTGVSNIRDVIPFPRTVNNSNF; encoded by the coding sequence ATGAATACAGTATCAATATCAGATATATATAAAAATGATATTACAATTAATAGTTCAATTACTGTATATGGATGGGTTCGAAGCCGTAGAGATTCAAAATTAGGCTTTTCTTTTATTACAATTTATGATGGTTCGTGTTTTTATTCTATACAAGTTATTGCAAATAATACTTTATCTAATTATTATAAAGAAATTTTGCATTTGACCGTTGGATGTTCTGTAAAACTGACAGGCGTATTAATATTATCTATTGGAAATAATCAAAAATATGAAATTCAAGCAAAAATAATTAAAGTTTTAGGTTGGATTAAAAATCCAGATACTTATCCTATATCTGCTAAAAAACATAGTTTGGAATATTTGAGAGAAGTTTCTCATTTAAGACCTAGAACTAATTTAATAGGAGTAATAACTAGAATAAGAAATCATATATTATATTCATTGCATCGTTTTTTTTACAAAAAAAACTATTATTGGATTCCTACTCCTATTATTACCGGATTAAATACTGAAGGTGCTGGGGAAATGTTTCGTGTTTCAACTTTAGATATGAACAATACTCCTAAAGAAACAGATGGTTCCGTTGATTTTAAAAAAGATTTTTTTGGAAAAGAATCTTTTTTAACTGTTTCGGGTCAACTAAATTTAGAAACATATGCTTGTGCTTTATCTAAAGTTTATAGTTTTGGTCCTACATTTCGTGCTGAAAATTCTAACACTAGTCGTCATTTAGCAGAATTTTGGATGTTAGAAGTAGAATCAGCTTTTACAAATTTAAATGATATATCAGATTTTTCTGAATATATGCTAAAATATATTTGCGGATCTATTTTAAAAAATTGTATTTCAGATCTTAATTTTCTTAAAAATTATGTTGATTCTGATATTATTAACCGTTTAAAAAAATTTTTAGAAATCAATTTTATACGTATAGATTATATAGAAGCTATAGATATTTTAATTGATTCTAAAGTTATATTTAAAAAATCTGTTTCTTTTGGTACTGATTTATCTTCTGAGCATGAACGATATCTTGTAGAAAAATATTTTAAATCTCCTGTTATAATAAAAAATTATCCAAAAGAATTAAAAGCATTTTATATGAGATTAAATAACGATAAAAAAACTGTTGCAGCAATGGATGTATTAGTTCCAAAAATTGGAGAATTAATAGGTGGTTCTCAGCGTGAGGAACGTATTGAAATTTTAGATGAACGTTTAGTGGAATTGGGGTTAAAAAAAGAAAACTATTGGTGGTATAGAGATCTTCGTAAATATGGTACAGTTCCACATTCAGGATTTGGAATGGGTTTTGAAAGATTAATTTCTTACTTTACTGGAGTTTCAAATATACGCGATGTTATTCCATTTCCACGTACTGTTAATAATTCTAATTTCTGA
- the fabD gene encoding ACP S-malonyltransferase, producing the protein MNSFAMLFPGQGSQYIGMLSSFFQNNNIITQTFNEASHYINDNLLKLVKEGPKIKLNQNKYTQVIILTASVSIYRLWKKKNGRLPSLMSGHSLGEYSALVCSGSIKFSDALKIVFLRGKLMEATTINRPGLMKAIIGIESKIVQSICKIMSSKKKIVAIASINSDNQTVISGDKNTVCKTSLICKNFGAKHIFNLNINIAAHCILMKPISKQLKKILHLSIIRSPNIPIINNVDVKIENTTKKIQSALIRQIYSTVRWKEIINLIQSKKIFIMLEIGPGKILTNLNKNNKKIISFDTNNLKNFLIAFKKINK; encoded by the coding sequence ATGAATTCATTTGCAATGTTATTTCCAGGACAAGGTTCGCAATATATAGGAATGTTATCTTCATTTTTTCAAAATAATAATATTATTACACAAACTTTTAATGAAGCATCACATTATATAAATGATAATTTATTAAAGTTAGTAAAAGAAGGACCAAAAATAAAACTTAATCAAAACAAATATACGCAAGTAATAATACTAACTGCATCAGTTTCAATATATCGACTTTGGAAAAAAAAAAATGGAAGACTTCCTTCTTTAATGTCGGGACATAGTCTTGGTGAATATTCTGCTTTAGTTTGCTCTGGTTCAATAAAATTCTCTGATGCATTAAAAATTGTTTTTTTACGGGGTAAATTAATGGAAGCAACTACCATAAATCGTCCTGGTTTAATGAAAGCAATAATTGGAATAGAAAGTAAAATAGTTCAATCTATTTGTAAAATAATGTCTTCAAAAAAAAAAATAGTAGCGATAGCTAGTATAAATTCTGATAATCAAACTGTGATATCAGGAGATAAAAACACTGTATGTAAAACAAGTTTAATATGTAAAAATTTTGGTGCTAAACATATATTTAATTTAAATATTAATATAGCTGCACATTGTATACTAATGAAACCAATTTCTAAACAGTTAAAAAAAATATTACATTTAAGTATTATACGGTCACCAAATATTCCAATAATTAATAATGTTGATGTAAAAATTGAAAATACTACAAAAAAAATTCAAAGTGCATTGATTAGACAAATTTATAGCACTGTAAGATGGAAAGAAATTATAAATTTAATACAATCTAAAAAAATTTTTATAATGTTAGAAATAGGTCCTGGTAAAATTTTAACAAATTTAAATAAAAATAATAAAAAAATTATTTCATTCGATACAAATAATTTAAAAAATTTTTTAATTGCCTTTAAAAAAATCAATAAATGA
- the rpmF gene encoding 50S ribosomal protein L32, whose protein sequence is HDVLIKPTLSIDKFSGEIHIRHHITSNGYYKGKKVI, encoded by the coding sequence TCATGATGTTTTAATAAAACCAACTTTATCAATAGATAAATTTTCTGGAGAAATACATATTCGACACCATATTACTTCTAATGGTTATTACAAAGGTAAAAAAGTGATTTAA
- the acpP gene encoding acyl carrier protein, with the protein MNNIEKRIKKIIFDKLDIEEKNIINQASFAEDLGADSLDIVELIMALEEEFDIEISDEEAEKISTVQKSIDYIKSRFQK; encoded by the coding sequence ATGAACAACATTGAAAAACGAATAAAAAAAATAATATTTGACAAATTAGATATCGAAGAAAAAAACATTATCAATCAAGCTTCTTTTGCAGAAGATCTTGGTGCAGATTCACTGGATATTGTTGAACTAATTATGGCATTAGAAGAAGAATTTGACATTGAAATTTCAGATGAAGAAGCAGAAAAAATTAGTACAGTGCAAAAATCTATCGATTATATAAAATCTCGTTTTCAAAAATAA
- a CDS encoding TatD family hydrolase produces MFLSDSHCHIDRLNYNLLHKNIEDVLDKSYKKHVKYLLAVSTSIKNFYKIQKLSKNNQSIFYSCGVHPLNCKKELKNFYTIQIISKKIEEQSYIKNVVALGETGLDYYYSSMTKNIQKDFFREHIRIAIKTNKPIIVHSRNSIDDTIKILKEENAEKCKGVLHSFTESYESVYKLLDLGFYISISGIITFKNSIELKNVIKKIPLEHLLIETDAPYLSPIPYRGLENQPAYLFDIAKYISLLMKIDITTLADITTKNFRTLFHIKNINT; encoded by the coding sequence ATGTTTTTAAGTGATTCACACTGTCATATTGATAGATTAAATTATAATCTATTACATAAAAATATAGAAGATGTATTGGATAAATCTTATAAAAAACATGTAAAATACTTATTAGCAGTATCAACTTCAATAAAAAATTTCTATAAAATTCAAAAATTATCAAAAAACAACCAATCTATTTTTTATTCTTGTGGTGTTCACCCTTTAAATTGCAAAAAAGAACTAAAAAATTTTTATACAATACAAATTATATCTAAAAAGATAGAAGAGCAATCTTATATAAAAAATGTAGTCGCGTTAGGTGAAACAGGATTAGATTATTATTATTCATCGATGACTAAAAATATACAAAAAGATTTTTTCCGAGAACATATTAGAATTGCAATAAAAACAAATAAACCCATTATAGTACATTCTCGTAATTCTATTGATGATACTATAAAAATTCTTAAAGAAGAAAATGCAGAAAAATGTAAAGGAGTATTACATTCTTTTACTGAAAGCTATGAATCAGTATATAAATTATTAGATCTAGGTTTTTACATTTCTATATCAGGAATTATTACTTTTAAAAATTCTATAGAATTAAAAAATGTAATAAAAAAAATACCATTAGAACATTTATTAATAGAAACAGATGCACCATATTTATCACCAATACCATATCGAGGATTAGAAAATCAACCGGCATATTTATTTGATATAGCAAAATATATATCTTTATTGATGAAAATAGATATAACAACACTAGCAGATATTACAACAAAAAATTTTCGTACATTATTTCATATAAAAAATATAAACACATGA
- the fabG gene encoding 3-oxoacyl-ACP reductase FabG — MNNNKKIALITGASRGIGKAIAKKLVNKGIQIIGTSTNEKGVNTINKYLKKNGFGIILDLNNTDSIIDNIKNISNEYSIDILINNAGIKADNLLIKMTDNEWNHVININLTSIFYLVKYILRSMLKKRYGRIITIGSIIGYTGNKGQVNYSSSKSGLIGFHKSLALEVASKGITVNIVSPGIIKTDFIKTLNSSQYQKYLSQIPMKKLGKTKDIAHAVMFLISKKASYITGHTLHVNGGMFMV; from the coding sequence ATGAACAATAATAAAAAAATAGCATTAATTACAGGTGCTAGCCGTGGAATAGGAAAGGCCATTGCAAAAAAATTAGTAAATAAAGGAATACAAATAATCGGAACATCAACAAATGAAAAAGGAGTAAATACAATAAACAAATATTTAAAAAAAAATGGATTTGGTATAATACTAGATTTAAATAATACTGATTCTATTATAGATAATATCAAAAATATTTCTAATGAATATTCAATTGATATATTAATTAATAATGCTGGAATTAAAGCAGATAATTTATTGATTAAAATGACAGATAACGAGTGGAATCATGTAATCAATATTAATTTAACATCAATATTTTATCTTGTAAAATATATTCTTCGTTCTATGCTGAAAAAAAGATATGGTCGAATTATTACTATTGGTTCAATCATTGGTTATACAGGAAATAAAGGACAAGTAAACTATAGTTCTTCAAAATCAGGATTAATAGGATTTCACAAGTCGTTAGCATTAGAAGTTGCATCAAAAGGCATTACTGTAAACATTGTCTCGCCAGGAATCATTAAAACAGATTTTATAAAAACACTAAATTCAAGTCAATATCAAAAATATTTATCTCAAATACCAATGAAAAAATTAGGTAAAACTAAAGATATAGCTCATGCTGTGATGTTTTTAATATCAAAAAAAGCATCATATATTACCGGACATACACTACATGTAAATGGTGGTATGTTTATGGTATAA
- a CDS encoding histidine triad nucleotide-binding protein, with protein sequence MSNSSIFKQIVEKKISANIIYEDKKITAFEDIKPKAPVHILIIPNIFIASLNDINKKNKDILGHMFYIAVNIAKEKKISKEGYRIVVNCNKNAGQEIEYLHMHLLGGKKLSVLL encoded by the coding sequence ATGTCAAATAGTTCAATTTTTAAACAAATAGTTGAAAAAAAAATATCAGCAAATATCATTTATGAAGATAAAAAAATAACTGCTTTTGAAGATATAAAACCTAAAGCTCCAGTACATATATTAATTATACCTAATATTTTTATTGCATCATTAAATGATATCAACAAAAAAAATAAAGATATTTTAGGTCACATGTTTTATATTGCGGTAAATATTGCAAAAGAAAAGAAAATAAGCAAAGAAGGATATAGAATTGTTGTAAATTGTAATAAAAATGCAGGACAAGAAATAGAATATCTTCATATGCATTTATTAGGAGGTAAAAAACTAAGTGTATTGTTATAG
- the pncB gene encoding nicotinate phosphoribosyltransferase, which translates to MKYYDYPIIKTILDTDVYKFYMQQAVFYNYEDVNVAAEFICRGDNVLGCYSDVLLEQISMMQTLALSDEEYIYMTSFPFFKQEYLHWLRNFRYNASQVKIKNHQGKLNIQITGLWKEVILWEVPILALISEIFHNDLSSEVTSQNAIKHLDYKLKNFFYFTKSIDLSRLKIVDFGTRRRFSYDVQYAVVTRLKEKFPFFIGSSNYHISRILKLSPIGTQSHEWFQAHQQISSNLEKSQILALKTWLYQYNNHLNIALTDSINMDSFLRDFNLYFTSFYQGIRHDSGDPIKWGEKALKHYEKLGIDPFTKTLLFSDNLDFKKIISLYKKFSNRINVIFGIGTKLTCDIPDVKPLNIVIKLVKCNGKPVAKLSDSPGKTFCLDQKFLKYLCKVFNVSLKNR; encoded by the coding sequence ATGAAATATTATGATTATCCAATAATAAAAACAATTCTTGATACTGATGTATATAAATTTTATATGCAGCAAGCTGTTTTTTATAATTATGAGGATGTAAATGTAGCAGCTGAATTCATTTGTAGAGGAGATAATGTATTAGGTTGTTATTCTGATGTTTTATTAGAACAAATTAGTATGATGCAAACTTTAGCTTTGAGTGATGAAGAATATATTTATATGACTTCTTTTCCGTTTTTTAAACAAGAATATTTACATTGGTTGCGAAATTTTCGTTATAATGCTTCTCAAGTAAAAATTAAAAATCATCAAGGTAAATTAAACATTCAAATAACTGGATTATGGAAAGAAGTAATATTATGGGAAGTTCCTATTTTAGCTTTAATTAGCGAAATTTTTCATAACGATTTATCTTCAGAAGTAACTTCTCAAAATGCTATAAAACATTTGGATTACAAATTAAAAAATTTTTTTTATTTTACTAAAAGCATAGATTTATCTCGTTTAAAAATTGTTGATTTTGGGACAAGAAGAAGATTTTCTTATGACGTTCAATATGCAGTTGTCACAAGATTAAAAGAAAAATTTCCATTTTTTATTGGTTCTAGTAATTATCATATATCACGTATACTAAAATTATCACCAATAGGAACACAATCTCATGAATGGTTTCAAGCACATCAACAAATTAGCTCAAATTTAGAAAAAAGTCAAATTCTAGCATTAAAAACATGGTTGTATCAATATAATAACCATTTAAATATAGCTCTTACCGATTCTATTAATATGGATTCTTTTTTACGTGATTTTAACTTATATTTTACTTCTTTTTATCAAGGAATAAGACATGATTCAGGGGATCCAATAAAATGGGGTGAGAAAGCTTTAAAACACTACGAAAAATTAGGTATTGATCCTTTTACTAAAACATTATTGTTTTCAGATAATTTAGATTTTAAAAAAATTATATCTCTTTATAAAAAATTTAGTAACAGAATTAATGTAATTTTTGGAATAGGTACAAAATTAACATGCGATATTCCTGATGTAAAACCATTAAATATAGTAATTAAATTAGTAAAATGTAATGGAAAACCTGTTGCTAAATTATCTGATAGTCCAGGAAAAACTTTTTGTTTAGATCAAAAATTTTTAAAGTATTTATGCAAAGTATTTAACGTATCACTAAAAAATAGATAA